CGAGCTGCTCTTGCAGCGTGCGGCCGATGTGATAGTGGTCGCGCAGCGATTCGCGAAGCTGGTTCAACCGCTCGACCAGCTCGTCGTCTTCATAGCGTTCTTCGGCGTCGACGTCGACGTAAAACTCGCGGATGCGGTTGAGCCCCTGATTGATCTGCTCGATGGCCGCCTCCGGCCCGTGATCTTCCAGCTCGGCCAAGGCGGCGGCCTGGGTGCGGTGAAAGAGGATGAACGGCCGATACTGCTCGTGCGACATCGTCCAATCTTCGCTGGGCGAATGCTGCCGGGCAAAGTCCATGAAGGCCAGGCTATGATCGGCGTCGCGCACGGCACGGCGGAACTCGCGCAAGGCCAGCCAGCAGATACGACGCTGGTAATACTGCACGAACTCACGGTCCGCCTCGTTGCACTGCTCTTCGCTGAGCACGAACTCCTCGCCGTCGTGGACCGCCAGAGCCAACAGATAGTCGAAATAGGTCTCCGCCCCACCGGGCCGGGCGCCGTCGGGCCGGCCGTCGACTTCGAGCTGCAGCACACCCATATCGATCCGCATCTGCAACACCTCGCGGCCGTCGGCGCCGCGCACGATGCGCGCCGCGACTTCGCCGGGCTCGTAGTTCCAGTCTTTCAGGATGGAATCGATGTTTTGCCGTTTCGCCATGAATCTACCTGCGGTGACCCCATGCACCGGCACCGAAAATGTCTCATTTGCTCCCCATGTGCAGTATATTATACCACGGCGTCCACCGCCGGAGCGCCGCCGCGCAGCAGTGTCTCACGCGCCGCCAACACGTCGCGCAAGGCGGCTGCCGGCTCTTCAGCCAAGGCCGTCAAGTGCCCCATTTTGCGGCCCGGCCGCGGCGCCGCCTTCCCATATAAATGAAGCTTCACGTTGGGGCAAGCGCAGAGTGCTTGCCAGTCGGGCCCGCCCCCTTGCCAAAGATCGCCCAACAGGTTCGCCGTCGCCGCCGGGCAAATCAAGCGCGTCGAGCCGAGCGGCAGGCCGCAGATCGCCCGAAGCTGCTGCTCGAACTGACTCGTCACCGAAGCGTCGAACGTCAGATGGCCGGAATTGTGCGGCCGCGGGGCGAGTTCGTTGATCAGCAGCGAGCCGCCGCCGGTCACAAAAAACTCGACGCACAGCACGCCGACAACGTCGAGTTTTTCCAGCACCGCCCGCGCAATCTCGACGGCCTGGACGACGATCTTGTCCGGCAGCGGCGCGGGCGCCAGCGAGACGTCGAGAATATGGTTGCGGTGCGTGTTGGCGATCAGGCCGTAATCGACAAACGAGCCGTCGATGCCGCGGGCCGCCACGACCGACGCCTCGCACTCAAAATCGACCCAGGCTTCCAGAACGGCCTCATCGGTCGCCAGTCGCCGCCAGGCGTCGTCGATCTCTTCAAATCGCGCGAGCTTGACCTGCCCCTTGCCGTCGTAGCCCCAGCCGGCGGTCTTGAGCACGGCCGGAAGCCCAAGCTGATGCACGGCCCGGTCCAACTCCGCCGCGCTGCGGACCGCGACAAACTTCGTCACGGGAAAGCCATTGGCGCGCAGAAACGTCTTTTCGCGCAAGCGGTGCTGGGTCGTATGGAGCACGGAGCCGGCCGGCCGCACGATCGCGCATTCGGCGGCGGCCGCGGCCGTGGCGGCGGGAACGTTTTCGAACTCGAAGGTGACCACCGCCA
This Pirellulales bacterium DNA region includes the following protein-coding sequences:
- a CDS encoding 5-(carboxyamino)imidazole ribonucleotide synthase produces the protein MTRAILPGATVGVLGSGQLGRMFAIAARRMGYRVHTLSPEDDTPTGQVADLEINAGYDDLDAVRRFARQVAVVTFEFENVPAATAAAAAECAIVRPAGSVLHTTQHRLREKTFLRANGFPVTKFVAVRSAAELDRAVHQLGLPAVLKTAGWGYDGKGQVKLARFEEIDDAWRRLATDEAVLEAWVDFECEASVVAARGIDGSFVDYGLIANTHRNHILDVSLAPAPLPDKIVVQAVEIARAVLEKLDVVGVLCVEFFVTGGGSLLINELAPRPHNSGHLTFDASVTSQFEQQLRAICGLPLGSTRLICPAATANLLGDLWQGGGPDWQALCACPNVKLHLYGKAAPRPGRKMGHLTALAEEPAAALRDVLAARETLLRGGAPAVDAVV
- a CDS encoding UvrB/UvrC motif-containing protein yields the protein MAKRQNIDSILKDWNYEPGEVAARIVRGADGREVLQMRIDMGVLQLEVDGRPDGARPGGAETYFDYLLALAVHDGEEFVLSEEQCNEADREFVQYYQRRICWLALREFRRAVRDADHSLAFMDFARQHSPSEDWTMSHEQYRPFILFHRTQAAALAELEDHGPEAAIEQINQGLNRIREFYVDVDAEERYEDDELVERLNQLRESLRDHYHIGRTLQEQLDEAVASEQYELAAKLRDEIAKRNRKM